The sequence AGTCCGCCAAAGACAACGGCTTTGATCGCCATGTTGATGACATCCGATAGGTCCAGAAAGTCCCGTGCCGAGCTAATGAAAACGGAGCTGGAGAGATCATACAGGTTGGTCGCGATCGCCAACCCACCGATCAGCCCTGTTACCAGCGAAAGCAAGGTCAAAATGGGCAGCATCGTGCTGCAAGCCAGCAAGCGCGGCAGGACCAAGTAGTCGATGGGATCGGTTTTGAGTACGTAGAGCGCATCGATTTGCTCGGTAACCTGCATGGTGCCGATCTCGGCGGCAAACGCCGAGCCCACTCGCCCAGCCAAAATGACGGCGGTGAGCACGGGCACGAGCTCGCGCGTGAGCGAGATGGCCAGAACGCCACCGACCGCATCGCTGGCACCGAAGGTGATGAACTCCCGGGCCACCTGGATGGTAAAGACCATGCCGACAAAGGCAGCCGTTAGCAGGGCAATCCCGAGCGAGTCCGGCCCCACCACTGCCATCTGTTCGAGCGTATTGCGGCGGTGGATTTTCTGCGGCTGCAGGTGGATCAAGGTCTGACCGCCCAGGAAAATGGCAGAGACCAAACGCTGGAGCCAGCGGCCGAGCGCTGTAGTGGCAAGCGGGTTGCGTCTCGCTTTGCGATCTGCCATTTAAGAAAGCAGGCGCAATGACGTTCGAGCGCGCACTGTCCCGGATAGGCGAGCCTGCGGCGCGCAACTGACACGTTAACCTACAAACCAAACCTTCCCCGAATTCCTGGAGGCATGGCATCAGCCCCACCGAGCGAGCCCACCTACGATCACGCCGAGGCGGCTTATCTGCGCGGCGACTACACCGAAGCAGCGCAAATCCTTGAGGAACTGGCCCAGGCGTTGCCCGACGACCCCAGCGTTTTGCTGCTGTACGGCCACGTGCTCTACTGCTGCCAGCAGTATGCTGCTGCCCGGCCGCAATACGAGCGCGTCCTGCAGCTGACTGAGGAGCCGGACTTTGTTACCTACGCCCAGCAGGGGTTGCAGGCTGTCCAACAGTTGCAATCCGCCGCGGCGCAACAAGCGGCCAATAGCGAAGCCGCCGGCGAAGCGCCGGGCGAAACGGCAGTAGCTGATGCAGCCTCCGAAGTGCCCCAAGCCCGCTCGGAAACGGCGGACGATCCCTTCGCTGCCACCGCCGATACCCCATCAGCCGACTCTGCTCCCGGCGATGGCGACAATCCGTTTGCAGCCTCAGATGGCCCCACGGAGGCGAGCGAGTCGCAAGCTGCCGATCCGTTTGCGAGCGCGCAGCCGCAACTGAGGCTCCCAGTGAAGAGGGTCCCGCCGGGCTGCCAGACGAGGACCAGCTGATAGCCGAGACTGACTCGCTAGAGCCCAATCCCGCTGCTCTAGCCAATGCGGAAGCAGTCGATCCTGAGAGCCAAACGGCCGATGCCAAGGCACCGCCTTCCCAGCAACCGCCCGACACAGCCCGCGATCGCGAGCATCCCCAGTCTAGCGAGCCCGAAGCGCCAGAAGCGGCCTCAGCTGACACCCCCAATCTCGAGCAGGTGCCGGAAGTACCGCTCGGCCCAGAACCGAGCGGCCTACCCGAGGCAGAGAAGGAGCTTGCCTCGCGAGCATTATCAGCGGGCGAGGCACCCCAGGAAGAGGCGCTCGAGGACGTTCCGGAAGCGACTGAGGTACCTGCGGCAGCGGAGGCTACCACCGCCGTTTACCCGACTCGCGCTGAATGGCAATGGCTCCTCGCAGCAGCTGCTGGCATCACCGCGTCGCTGGTGCTGCTTGCGGGCAGCGCTGCCACCGCCGCGCTATCTATTGGGGGGCGCAGCAGCGTCAATTGGCCGCGGACGGGCCTTTTGAGCTTGGCAACCGGGCTGGCCAGCTTTAGTGCGACAGGGGCAGCTGCCCGTTACCTGGCCCGGCCCGCCGAACGGCACGAGACCAGCGGCGCTGCCATGGCAGCCGAGGTTGATGCCAGCGAGCTCCCCGATCCCTCCCAAGCCCCTTCCGAGCGCAAGCCCTCGCCCGATGCGGCGTTGCTGTACCTGGCCGAGGTCAGGCACCGCTACCGCTGGTTGCCGCAGCTCGCTCAGCCCGAGCTGCAGCTACTGGCCTACCAGCGCAATGACAGCAGCTGGCGGGCGACGCCCACCTCCGAGCTTGTGCCTTGCCAGCAGACCCGGCCATTCCCCGCTGGGGCGCTGGTTGCCGTGACGCTGGGGCCCGACCGCACGATCTGGGAACCGCCGCAACCTGCGGCTTCCCAGGCGATCGCCCAGCTGAAGCACTTTTCGCGCCAGCTCGAGAGCCACCGGCAACAGCGCGAAGAGATCGAACAGTGGAGGCAGTCGCTGGCCTATCAGGCCCGGGAATTGGAGCGGCGCAAGCGGGAGCTGGAGTCTGGCTCGAGCAGTGCGCCAAGCTAGCCGTAGCTCGCTAGCGCTTGAGGCAGATCCAGTCGCCATCGACCTCGGCATGGGTCGCGGCGGGCGCCGGGCGTTGTCGGGGCAGTTCGGCAGGCGGCCGCGCGGCCGCGCCCACCGGTAGCGACGCCGTTCGGGTGCGGTTGGGGGCCTCGATCAGGCGCGTTAGCTCCTCGATTTGTTCGAAAGTGGGTGCACGGGCCAGAACGCGCTGCAAAAACGCGCGCATGACGCGGCGCTGGAGGGCTAGCGGTGCCGAGTGAAGCGGGCGGCGATCGAGCCGCTGCGGGGGCGAGGGCTCGCCAGGCAGCGCTTGCTGGAGCAAAGCGTCGGCCTCGCGCTCGAGGTGGGCGACCTCAGCCCTAAAGATTTCGGCCGTTTGGGCCAGAGTGGTTTCCACGTTGGGATTGAGCTGGGCTTGCAGGTACGGCACGAGATCGGCGCGGATGCGATTGCGCGCGTAGCGGCGATCGCGATTGGCCGGATCGGACTGCACCGGCAGCTGATTTTGCTGGCAGAAAGTCCCCGTTTCCGCGCGCCCGATCCCCAGCAGCGGGCGCACCAAACGAATGCCAGCTGCCAGCGAGCGCTGCCAACCAAGCGCCTGCAGGCCATCCGGACCGCTACCGCGAACCAGGTTGTAGAGTAGCGTCTCGGCGCGATCGCTTTGGGTGTGGCCAGTGGCAATGGCTGAGAACCCTTCGCTTTGGGCAATCTCGACCAGCGCTCGGTAGCGCCACTCGCGCGCGGCTGCCTCAGTGGCCGGCAGCGGTGGTGCCGTTCGTTGGTGGAATGGCAGCTCCCACTGACCGGCAATTTGGCGGACGCGATCCGCCAGATCTTCATCGCCGGACCAGCGGTGATCGCAATGGGCGATCGCTAGCTGCCATCCCCACCGCTTGGGTTGCAAATCGCACAGCAGCTGCAGCAGGCAGAGCGAATCCTGGCCGCCGGAGATGGCCAGCAAAACGCGTTCGTGGGGCTCGAGCAGGCGATCGCGCTTGAGGGTTTGGTGAACGCGGGCGTGCAGCTGCGTCCAGCAAGCGGGGTTGCCCATGAGCGGCCGGGTCTAGGGCCCTACTGCAGGAACCAACCGTAGGAGTGCAGGCCAATGCCCATCAAATTGACGCCCAAATAGCAAATCCAGACCATCACAAAGCCTGCGGTAGCTAGCAGAGCGGGCTTGCGCCCTTGCCAGCCGCGCGTGATGCGGGCGTGCAAGTAAGCGGCAAACACCAACCAGGTGATGAGCGCCCAGGTTTCTTTGGGATCCCAGCTCCAGTAGGAGCCCCAGGCTTCGTTCGCCCACACCGCCCCGGCAATAATGCCCACCGTCAGCAGCGGAAACCCAAGGCCGATGGTGCGATAGCTGACATTATCGAGCGTGTCTGCCAGCGTCAGGCGCTGCGGCGAGAGCGTGCCCTCGCGATCACCAGCGGTGGGGGGAGCTTGGGCGGTCAGGACGGTCGCTTCTGCCGCCATTCCGGCGCCGGTGGCCCAGTCGGACGTTTCTCCCCCTTGGCCCTGCTGAGGCGCCGGGGCCGCCTCGGACGTTGCGGAGGGGCGGCGCTCGCTGCCAATGCCGATTGAACTACCGTGCAGTCGGATGGGCTGGCCGCGGGTGACGACCAAAAACGCCATGGCCAGCAGCGACCCCACCATGAGCGTGGCGTAGGCCAGCATCATGATGCTGACATGCATTATCAACCAATTGGACTGCAGCGCCGGAACCAGCGGCTCGGCCGATTGCATGTTGCTGGGCAAATAGAGGGCGGCAAACGCAACCACGCCCAAGCTCAAAGGAGCCGTTGCAACGCCCACCAGGCGGCTTCGGCTCCAGCGCTCGGCCAGCAGGTGGACTGCCGTTAGGCCCCAGGCCAAAAAAACGAGCGACTCGTACAGGTTGCTGATGGGAAAATGGCCCGATTCCAACCAGCGCGCCCCCAGCAGCCCGGCCAGGACCACATTGGCGATGGCCATACCGGCGGTTGCCAGCGCGGTCAGCTGCGGCAGCCGGGCAAAGGCCGCCGAGCTCCAGTAGAGCAGCATGGCCAGCAGCAGGATGGCAAAGGCGGCCGTGTCCAACCCCTTTTGCAGTGCGACCAGATCCATAGGGCGTGCTTGAGAACAGAGCGAGCCGGATGGGGTTGCCCGCGCTCTGGGCTCCCATAGTGCTATTGTATCGGCCTCGGGCGCTGCGCGAGCAGCCAGCTAGCGCTGCTGGCGCCTCTCGGCAGCCGGCCCCGCATCGGTGAGGCCGGCCCGCTCCATCATCGCAATGACGCCCCAAGCGAGTGCCCCACCGGCGAGCAGGCCGCCGACTAAAAGCCCAATATAGAGACGCTTGAGGCGCGCCAGGGTCTCCGGGCGGGGTGACGGGCGCTCACTATCAGATCCGTGCTCGGGCATAGTGCGCTGAGGGTTAGCGGGCAGCCGCTGCTTGGGCGGGAACCTCGGCAACGGGGGCGTAGAGCGTATCCCGCTGGCGGGCGGGGCGCCCCAGTTCGCCAATGGCCTGCCGCAGCGTTTCGGGGGGCATGCAAGTGCCGCCCTGCGCACCCGCCATGGTGGTGATGTGCTCTTCCATGAGCGTCCCGCCAATGTCGTTGCAGCCCCACTGCAGCGCTTGCTGAGCGCCGCTCAATCCCAGCTTGACCCAGCTGGGCTGCTGGTTGGGGATGCTGTTGCCCAGATAGAGGCGCGCCACGGCCGTTAGCAGCAGCGCGTCTTGCAGGTTGGGCTGCTCGCGCCCCACGCGCTTGCGCAGGGCCGGCGGGGCCCCCTGGCCGACGAACGGCAGCAGAATGAACTCGCTAATGTGGCCGCGATAGCCGCGATCGCGGGCCTGGCGTTGCAGCGATCGCAGCTTGTCCAGGTGGGCAATCTGGTGTTCGGGGGTCTCGATATGCCCCGAGAGCATGGTGCTAGTTGTAGGCACGCCCAGGCGATGGGCTGTCCCTACAATCTCCAGCCACGCCGCCGTATCGAGCTTCTCGGGGCAGAGTACCCGCCGGAGCGCATCATCCAACACTTCGGCCGCTGTCCCGGGCATGGAGCCAACGCCGGCATCGCGCAGTGCGGCGATCGCGGCTTCGTAGCTAATGCCGTCCTCGCGCGCAATGTATTGCACCTCCTGTGGGGAAAATGCGTGCAAGTGCAGCGAGGGCAGCGCTGCTTTGACCGAGGCGATCAAGCGGCAGTAGTAAGGCAGGGCGGCGCCCCCAATTTTGGCTTGGGGGTTGAGGCCGCCCTGGATGCAAATCTCGGTGGCACCGCGCTGCAGGGCATCGGTCGCCTTCTCGCGG is a genomic window of Cyanobacteria bacterium QS_8_64_29 containing:
- a CDS encoding 7,8-didemethyl-8-hydroxy-5-deazariboflavin synthase subunit CofH; this encodes MPAQATAAILERACAGAELAPAEGATLLRQTDPEAIAAIRASADWLRQQQAGEAVTYVINRNINFTNICEQNCSFCAFRRDAGQAQAYWLDAGQIREKATDALQRGATEICIQGGLNPQAKIGGAALPYYCRLIASVKAALPSLHLHAFSPQEVQYIAREDGISYEAAIAALRDAGVGSMPGTAAEVLDDALRRVLCPEKLDTAAWLEIVGTAHRLGVPTTSTMLSGHIETPEHQIAHLDKLRSLQRQARDRGYRGHISEFILLPFVGQGAPPALRKRVGREQPNLQDALLLTAVARLYLGNSIPNQQPSWVKLGLSGAQQALQWGCNDIGGTLMEEHITTMAGAQGGTCMPPETLRQAIGELGRPARQRDTLYAPVAEVPAQAAAAR
- the ccsB gene encoding c-type cytochrome biogenesis protein CcsB, which gives rise to MDLVALQKGLDTAAFAILLLAMLLYWSSAAFARLPQLTALATAGMAIANVVLAGLLGARWLESGHFPISNLYESLVFLAWGLTAVHLLAERWSRSRLVGVATAPLSLGVVAFAALYLPSNMQSAEPLVPALQSNWLIMHVSIMMLAYATLMVGSLLAMAFLVVTRGQPIRLHGSSIGIGSERRPSATSEAAPAPQQGQGGETSDWATGAGMAAEATVLTAQAPPTAGDREGTLSPQRLTLADTLDNVSYRTIGLGFPLLTVGIIAGAVWANEAWGSYWSWDPKETWALITWLVFAAYLHARITRGWQGRKPALLATAGFVMVWICYLGVNLMGIGLHSYGWFLQ
- a CDS encoding ABC transporter permease, which gives rise to MADRKARRNPLATTALGRWLQRLVSAIFLGGQTLIHLQPQKIHRRNTLEQMAVVGPDSLGIALLTAAFVGMVFTIQVAREFITFGASDAVGGVLAISLTRELVPVLTAVILAGRVGSAFAAEIGTMQVTEQIDALYVLKTDPIDYLVLPRLLACSTMLPILTLLSLVTGLIGGLAIATNLYDLSSSVFISSARDFLDLSDVINMAIKAVVFGGLIAIIGCSWGLTTTGGAKGVGQSTTTAVVTALLAIFVTNFFLSWVMFQGPGQALSGNL
- the tilS gene encoding tRNA lysidine(34) synthetase TilS translates to MGNPACWTQLHARVHQTLKRDRLLEPHERVLLAISGGQDSLCLLQLLCDLQPKRWGWQLAIAHCDHRWSGDEDLADRVRQIAGQWELPFHQRTAPPLPATEAAAREWRYRALVEIAQSEGFSAIATGHTQSDRAETLLYNLVRGSGPDGLQALGWQRSLAAGIRLVRPLLGIGRAETGTFCQQNQLPVQSDPANRDRRYARNRIRADLVPYLQAQLNPNVETTLAQTAEIFRAEVAHLEREADALLQQALPGEPSPPQRLDRRPLHSAPLALQRRVMRAFLQRVLARAPTFEQIEELTRLIEAPNRTRTASLPVGAAARPPAELPRQRPAPAATHAEVDGDWICLKR